Proteins encoded in a region of the Planococcus citri chromosome 1, ihPlaCitr1.1, whole genome shotgun sequence genome:
- the LOC135849605 gene encoding uncharacterized protein LOC135849605 — protein sequence MEFRSTNSLILWKEIPFILPVWKPQITVSATLLLSVDLAASSVQKGNLIAFKRAHQIPQGLISNIQIRTYRNYSTDSGNRTSSNRVEDRLKVFKDMLQEILNENDLSKRSELGANLLLKIKELVYAIESYEDKADQELKAAENKLYFVKCCAAIEKFELDYGKSAVLDYVPVAELAHLSCLEQGTILRANLLEWIFENRSEEDRVKTLLELVNDSKEFDSLGVFCRCIAVMHEDLSKTIRGATLTLGFHPKATKALSIFMSVLENNDSVVVKK from the exons ATGGAGTTTCGCTCAACAAATTCGCTGATTTTATGGAAAGAGATACCGTTTATTCTACC AGTTTGGAAACCTCAAATTACAGTAAGCGCTACACTGCTTCTTAGTGTCGATCTAGCAGCTTCATCTGTTCAAAAAG GTAACCTTATTGCATTTAAGCGAGCCCATCAAATTCCTCAGGGATTGATATCAAATATACAAATCAGAACTTATCGCAACTATTCTACT GATTCTGGAAACCGTACTTCAAGCAATAGGGTCGAAGAT AGGCTCAAAGTTTTTAAAGATATGCTTCAAGAAATcctaaatgaaaatgatttatcGAAACGGTCCGAACTCGGTGCCAATTTGTTGCTTAAAATCAAAGAGTTGGTCTACGCAATTGAATCCTATGAAGATAAGGCAGATCAAGAATTG AAAGCTGCAGAAAATAAgctatattttgtaaaatgctgTGCAGCTATTGAGAAGTTTGAATTAGACTATGGCAAATCAGCAGTCCTCGATTATGTACCCGTAGCTGAACTAGCTCACCTTAGTTGTCTCGAACAAGGTACGATTCTTCGCGCCAATCTGTTAGAATGGATATTTGAAAATCGATCCGAGGAGGACAGAGTTAAAACTTTGTTGGAATTGGTGAATGATTCGAAAGAATTCGATAGTTTAGGGGTATTCTGCAGGTGTATTGCAGTGATGCACGAGGATCTTTCCAAAACCATTCGAGGGGCGACGCTAACACTAGGTTTCCACCCGAAAGCTACTAAAGCACTGAGCATTTTCATGTCCGTGTTGGAAAACAACGACTCGGTTGTTGTAAAAAAGTAA
- the LOC135849607 gene encoding tubulin alpha-2 chain-like — protein MFSREVVSVHVGQAGVQIGNACWELYGVEHGVSPDGFLTADDLPCNAHDFFGTFYQETTTGRFIPRAVLVDLEPSVIDEIRNNQYKELFRPSSLISGKEDAANNYGRGFYTIGKEMESVVLDSLRKQIEMCASFAGFFIFHSMGGGTGSGLTTLLMQKLAAEYGKKHKLEFVIYPCPRLSTAVVEPYNAVLMSHGTMEHSDCAFLVDNEALYDICTRQLDMERPTYVSLNRIFGQVISALTASMRFDGSINVDLSEFQTNLVPYPRIHFPLVTYAPFHSVNKATHEKVTVTQLTRLCFERSNQMLRCDPSRGKYMACCMLYRGLIQVKEVNSSIQIIKNSKIPFVDWCPTGFKIGVNYQPPTCVPGSGLSKVNLSLCAICNSTSIAEVWSRVNYKFDLMFAKRAYAHWYLGEGMDEQEFVDARENLASLEKDYEECGRDTPKEAEAEEESTAYTTTATPESVTDGGTTEVTATEGTEAAA, from the exons CGAGAAGTAGTGTCAGTGCACGTTGGACAAGCTGGAGTCCAGATTGGAAATGCATGTTGGGAATTGTACGGCGTCGAACACGGAGTCAGTCCAGATGGCTTCCTGACTGCCGACGATTTACCATGTAACGCTCATGATTTTTTCGGTACTTTTTATCAAGAGACGACGACAGGACGGTTTATTCCTCGAGCTGTGTTGGTTGATTTGGAACCCAGCGTTATAg ATGAAATTAGGAACAATCAATACAAAGAGTTATTCCGTCCTTCGTCGTTGATTTCGGGCAAGGAAGATGCGGCGAATAACTACGGACGCGGATTTTACACCATTGGAAAAGAAATGGAATCCGTTGTTTTGGATTCGTTGAGAAAACAAATCGAAATGTGCGCCAGTTTCGCcgggtttttcatttttcattcgatgGGCGGTGGAACTGGCTCAGGGCTGACTACTCTGCTCATGCAGAAATTAGCAGCCGAATACGGAAAGAAACATAAATTAGAATTCGTTATTTATCCGTGTCCTAGG CTCTCGACAGCGGTTGTAGAGCCTTACAACGCAGTACTAATGTCGCACGGAACCATGGAGCACAGCGATTGCGCCTTTTTGGTCGACAACGAAGCCCTGTACGATATCTGCACCCGTCAGCTGGACATGGAACGACCAACGTACGTCAGCCTAAACCGAATCTTCGGCCAAGTGATTTCAGCCTTAACCGCATCGATGCGATTCGATGGCTCAATCAACGTCGATTTATCCGAATTCCAAACGAATTTAGTACCTTATCCTAGAATACATTTCCCACTCGTCACCTACGCTCCATTCCATTCGGTAAACAAAGCTACGCACGAGAAAGTCACCGTCACTCAATTAACTCGACTATGTTTCGAACGATCAAATCAAATGCTGAGATGCGATCCTTCTCGAGGCAAATACATGGCGTGCTGTATGCTCTACAGAGGCCTGATACAAGTTAAAGAAGTAAACAGCTCTATACagataattaaaaatagtaaaataccCTTCGTAGACTGGTGTCCGACTGGCTTCAAAATAGGCGTCAATTACCAACCACCTACCTGCGTACCGGGTAGCGGTTTATCTAAAGTTAACCTATCTTTATGCGCTATTTGTAATTCCACCTCGATAGCCGAAGTATGGTCTAGGGTTAATTATAAGTTCGATCTAATGTTCGCCAAAAGAGCGTATGCCCATTGGTATCTCGGAGAAGGTATGGACGAACAAGAGTTCGTCGATGCTAGAGAAAATCTAGCTTCTCTGGAGAAAGATTACGAAGAATGTGGCAGAGATACGCCTAAAGAGGCCGAAGCCGAAGAAGAATCGACAGCATATACGACGACAGCAACGCCAGAAAGTGTCACAGATGGTGGCACGACAGAGGTTACCGCGACAGAAGGAACCGAAGCAGCGGCgtag